CGCTCGTGGGGTCTCTGAGGGTCAGTCTGGGGGTCAAGTAGAAAGAAAGGCATGACGCAACTGTGGGTGGAACGCACCGGATCGCGCCGCTATACGGGGCATAGCTCTCGCGGCGCGCAGGTGCTCGTCGGCTCCGAGGACGTCGACGGGGTGTTCACCCCCGGCGAGCTGCTCAAGATCGCACTCGCCGCATGCAGCGGCATGTCCACCGACGAGCCGCTGGCCCGCCGCCTCGGCGACGACTACCGGGCGGTGGTCAGGGTGTCCGGCGCCGCCGACCGCGAGCAGGAGCGCTATCCGCTGCTCGAGGAGACCCTCGAGGTCGACCTATCCGGATTGTCCGAGGACGAGAAGCAACGCGTGCTGGTCGTCGTCAACCGTGCCGTCGACCTGGTCTGCACCGTGGGGCGCACGCTGAAGTCCGGCACCGCCGTCGACTTCGAGGTCGTCTCCGAGACAAACCATGCCGGAGCCTGACGTCCGGCTGACCGCCTGGGTGCACGGCGCGGTCCAAGGCGTTGGTTTTCGCTGGTGGACCCGCTGCCGGGCGCTCGAGCTGGGTCTCACCGGGTACGCCGCCAACCGGGCCGACGGCCGCGTGCTGGTGGTGGCGCAGGGACCACGCGAGGCCGGCGAGAAACTGCTGGAGCTGCTGCGGGGCGGCGGCGCCTCGTGGCCTGCCAGGCCGGGCCGCGTCGACAACGTCGTCGCCGACTTTTCGCCGGCAGCGGAGAGCTTCACCGGCTTCGTCGAGCGCTGAAACGGCGGTTTGCCGGCGGCCGGGCAGCGCCCGTCTCGCCGAGCGTCACGCTGGCGTGGCGTCGAGCGCTCACTGCCACGCCAGCGTGACGCTCGCGGGAGCCGCGACGCCAACCGCCCCGCCTTCCAGTGACTCGTGAGGCCGCTGTGGCCAGTGCGTCGACCCGCGGGCGACCGGCACATTTCGGGTGACCCGACACCACGCGGGGAGCGTGGGCCCGGCAATTTGAGCGGTAGTCTGGCACGCCATGTACCTCAAGAGTCTGACGCTGAAGGGCTTCAAGTCCTTCGCCTCGCCGACGACTCTGCGCTTCGAGCCGGGCATCACAGCCGTCGTCGGGCCCAACGGTTCCGGCAAGTCCAACGTCGTCGACGCCCTGGCGTGGGTCATGGGCGAGCAGGGAGCAAAGACGCTGCGCGGCGGAAAGATGGAAGACGTCATCTTCGCCGGCACCTCGTCGCGGGCCCCGCTGGGCCGCGCCGAGGTCACCGTCACCATCGACAACTCCGACAACGCGCTGCCGATCGAGTACGCCGAGGTGTCGATCACGCGGCGGATGTTCCGCGACGGCGCCAGCGAATACGAAATCAACGGCGCCAGTTGCCGTTTGATGGATATCCAGGAGCTGCTGAGCGACTCCGGCATCGGCCGCGAGATGCACGTCATCGTGGGGCAGGGCAAGCTCGACCAGATCTTGCAGTCGCGGCCCGAGGATCGCCGCACGTTCATCGAGGAAGCCGCCGGGGTGCTCAAGCACCGCAAGCGTAAGGAGAAGGCGCTCCGCAAACTCGATGCGATGTCGGCGAACCTGGCCCGGCTCACCGACCTGACCACCGAGCTGCGCCGCCAGCTCAAGCCGCTCGGGCGTCAGGCCGAAATGGCGCAGCGGGCCGCAAAAATCCAGGCCGACCTGCGCGACGCCCGGTTGCGGCTGGCCGCCGACGACCTGGTCGGCCGGCAAACCGAGCGCGACGCCATCTTCGAGGCCGAGGCCACCCTGCGCCGCGAGCACGACGAGGCCGCATCGCGCCTGGCCGTGGCGTCCGAGGAGTTGGCCGCGCACGAGGCGGCGCTCGCCGAGCTCTCGGTTCGCGCCGAGTCGGTGCAGCACACCTGGTTCGGGCTGTCCGCCCTGGCCGAGCGCGTGGCCGCCACAGTGCGCATCGCCACCGAACGCGCCGCCCATCTCGACGTGGAGCCGGTGGCAACAAGCGACACCGACCCCAGAAAACCCGAGGAGCTGGAGGCCGAGGCCGAACGGGTGGCGATCACCGAGCAGTGCCTGCTGGCGGAGCTGGCCGCCGCGCGCAGCGGGCTGGATGCGGCCCGCGCCGAGCTGGCCGAGCGCGAACGCGAGGCCGCCGAGACCGACCGGGCCCACCTGGCGGCGGTCCGGGCGGAGGCGGACCGCCGCGAGGGTTTGGCGCGGCTGGCCGGCCAGGTGGAGACCATGCGGGCGCGCGTCGAATCGATCGACGACAGCGTGGCGCGGCTGTCCGAACGCATCGAGCAGGCCGCTGTCCGCGCGCAGCAGACCAAGGCCGAGTTCGAAACCGTGCAGGCACGCGTCGGTGAGCTGGACCAGGGCGAGATGGGCCTGGACGAGCACCACGAGCGGACCGTGGCCGCGCTGCGGCTGGCCGACGAACGCGTCGCCGAACTGCAGGCCGCCGAACGAAACGCCGAACGCCAGGTGGCGTCGCTGCGGGCGCGCATCGACGCGCTCTCGGTGGGGCTCGAGCGCAAGAACGGCGCGGCCTGGCTTGCGCAAAACCACACCGGCACTGGGCTTTTCGGCCCGATCGCCAAGCTGGTCAAGGTTCGGTCCGGCTACGAGGCGGCGCTGGCCGCGGTGCTCGGGTCGGCGGCCGACGCGCTGGCCGCCGAAAGCTTCGGCGCCGCCCGTTCCGCGGTCGCCGCGCTCAAGGCGGCCGACGGGGGCCGCGCGGCCCTCGTCCTGGGCGACTGGCCGGCCCCGGAAGACGCCGCACCCGCGGCCGCCGAGCTGCCCGTTGGCGCCCGGTGGGCGCTCGACCTGGTCGAGGCCCCACCCCGGCTGCGCGGCGCGATGACCGCGATGTTGTCGGGCGTCGCGGTGGTCGACAACCTGGGCGAAGCGCTGGACCTGGTGGCGACCCGCCCCCGGTTGCGTGCGGTCACGCTCGACGGTGACCTGGTGGGCGCGGGCTGGGTGAGCGGGGGTTCGGACCGCAAGCTGTCCACGCTGGAGCTCAGCTCGGAGATCGACAAGGCCGGCGGTGAGCTGGCCGCCGCGGAAGCGCAGGTCGCGCAGCTGACCGCCGCGCTGTCCGGCGCGCTGGCCGAGCAGGCCGCCCGCCAGGATTCCGCCGAGCAGGCGCTGGCTGCCCTCAACGAATCCGACACCGCCATCTCCGCGATGTACGAGCAGCTGGGCCGGCTCGGGCAGGAGGCCCGCGCGGCCAAAGAGGAGTGGAGCGTGCTGCTGCGGCAGCGCGAGGAGCTGGAAGCCGGGCGCGCGCGGACCGTCGAAGAGGTCACCGAGCTCGAAACCCGGCTGCGCAACGCCCAGGAGACCCAGCATGTGCAGGCGGCGGAGCCGGTCGACCGGCAGCGGATCGCCGCCGCCGCCGAAAGCGCCCGCGGCGCCGAGGTGGAGGCCCGGCTGGCGGTGCGGACCGCCGAGGAGCGCGCCGACGCCGTGCGCGGGCGGGCGGACTCGCTGCGCCGCGCGGCGGCCGCCGCGCGGGAAGCCCGGCTGCGGGCGCAGCAGGCGCGCGCGGCGCGGCTGCGCGCGGCCGCCGTGGCCGCGGCGGTGGCCGACGCCGGGCGGCTGCTGGCGCGGCGGTTGGATCGGGTGGTTGAGGCGGCGTCGGCAATCCGCGACGCGCTGGTCGCCGAACGCCGGGAACGGTCGGCGGCGATGGCGGCGGTGCGCGACGAGGTGAACGCGCTGGGCGCCCGGGTGGCCGCGCTGACCGATTCGCTGCATCGCGACGAGGTGGCCAACGCCCAGGCGGCGTTGCGCATCGAGCAGCTCGAGCAGATGGCGCTCGAGCAGTTCGGCATGGCGCCGGCCGACCTGATCGCCGAGTACGGTCCGCAGGTGCCGCTCCCGCCGACGGAGCTCGAAATCGCCGAGTTCGAGCAGGCCCGGGAACGTGGCGAGCAGGTGATCGCGCCCGCCCCGATGCCGTATGACCGCCCCACCCAGGAGCGCCGCGCCAAACGCGCCGAGCGCGAGCTGGCGGAGCTGGGCAGGGTCAATCCGTTGGCGTTGGAGGAGTTCGCTGCGCTGGAGGAGCGCTACAACTATCTGTCCACCCAGCTCGAGGACGTCAAGGCCGCCCGCAAGGATCTGCTCGACGTCATCGCCGACGTCGATGCCCGCATCCTGCAGGTGTTCACCGACGCATTTGCCGACGTGGAACGCGAATTCGCCGACGTGTTCACGACGCTGTTCCCCGGCGGGGAGGGCCGGCTGCTGCTGACCGACCCCGACGACATGCTCGCCACCGGCATCGAGGTCCAGGCCCGTCCACCCGGCAAGAAGGTCACCCGGCTGTCTTTGCTGTCCGGCGGTGAGAAGGCGCTGACGGCGGTGGCGATGCTGGTGGCGATCTTCCGGGCCCGCCCGTCGCCGTTCTACATCATGGACGAGGTGGAGGCCGCCCTCGACGACACGAACCTGCGCCGGCTGATCGGCCTGTTCGAACAGCTGCGGGCCAAGTCGCAGATCATCATCATCACGCACCAGAAGCCGACGATGGAGGTCGCCGACGCGCTGTACGGCGTGACCATGCAGGGCGACGGCATCACCGCGGTAATCTCGCAGCGGATGCGCGGCCAGCAGGTGGAGCAGCTGGTTTCGAGCTCTACCTAGACGTCCGAGACGTCCGAGAGCGCTCGAATGTGAACTGACGGCTTTCGTCGTGCACTGAGGGCGGGATTTTGGCGATTGCTCCGCCCAGGAAGCACGCCCGAATCCCGGGATACACACTCAATGCCACGACGCGCACTCACTGCCCCCTAAACGCCGGCTAACCCGCGGCTGGAAGGATTGTCGGCGTGTCACAAGGTCTTTGGATCGCCATCGCGGTCGTCGCGGTTCTGGTCGTCATTGCCGCGCTGGTTTTTGGCCTGGTCCGCTACCGCCGGCGGAAGATCAGCCTGGCCCGGCCGCAACGCGACGCCATCGACCGCTCCGGCGGCTACACCGCGTCCTCGGGCATCACGTTCACCCAGGGCGTCGACACCAGTGGGCTGCCCGCGGTGGGTGACGACGCGACCGTTCCCCGGGACGCCCCGCGGCGCACGATCTCCGACGTCGAACTCCCGGAACCCGAGCCGCCCGCACCGGAGGCCCGCGAAATCGAGGCCATCGCGCCGCCCGAGGGCCGGCTGGAGCGGCTGCGCGGGCGGCTGGCCAGGTCGCAGAACGCGTTCGGGCGCAGCGTGCTGGGCCTGCTCGGCGGCGGCGACCTGGACGAAGAGTCCTGGCAGGACGTCGAGGACACCCTGCTGGTCGCCGACCTGGGCCCGGTGGTCACCGAGTCGGTGATCTCGCAGCTGCGCAGCCGGCTGGCCGGCGGCAACGTGCGCACCGAGGCCGACGCGAAGGCCGTGCTCCGCGACGTGCTGATCAACGAGCTGCGACCGGACATGGACCGCTCGATCCGCGCCCTACCGCACGACGACCATCCCTCGGTGCTGCTGGTCGTCGGCGTCAACGGCACCGGCAAAACCACCACCGTCGGCAAGCTGGCGCGGGTCTTGGTGGCCGACGGGCGGCGCGTCGTGCTGGGTGCGGCCGACACCTTCCGGGCCGCGGCGGCCGATCAGCTGCAGACCTGGGCCTCCAGGGTGGGCGCCGAGGTGGTGCGCGGGGCCGAAGGCGCCGACCCGGCCTCGGTCGCGTTCGACGCCGTCGACGAGGGCATCGTCTCCGGCGCCGACGTCGTGGTCATCGACACCGCCGGGCGGCTGCACACCAAGGTCGGGCTGATGGACGAACTCGACAAGGTCAAGCGCGTGGTGAGCCGCCGGGCGTCTGTTGATGAGGTGCTGCTGGTGCTCGACGCCACCATCGGGCAGAACGGGCTGGCCCAGGCCCGGGTGTTCGCCGACGTCGTCGACATCACCGGCGCGGTGCTGACCAAGCTGGACGGAACGGCCAAGGGCGGCATCGTTTTCCGCGTCCAGCAGGAGCTCGGGGTGCCGGTGAAACTGGTCGGGCTCGGCGAAGGCCCCGACGATCTGGCGCCCTTCGAGCCCGCCGCGTTCGTGGACGCCCTGCTCGGCTGAATCCCTTACACGGCGAGTGGGACGTTAATCCCACCGAAACACGGCGGCCCCACTGCCGAAACAACCATTGCGCATGGTTCTGGATCAGGTCATCAGACGCATGTCTGACGGCCAGTTGTGGGCCGACCGGAGGTGATAGCGAGTGACATTCCCCATACTGGGCCAGCCAGACACCGGCGATACCGCTTGGATGCTGGCCAGTTCCGCGCTGGTGCTGTTGATGACGCCGGGTCTGGCGTTCTTCTACGGCGGCATGGTGCGCGCCAGGAGCGTGCTGAACATGCTCATGATGAGCATCAGCGCGATGGGCGTGGTGACGGTGCTGTGGGTGCTCTACGGCTACTCGATCGCCTTCGGCGACGACGTCGGCAATGTCATGGGCAAACCCACCGACTACTGGGGCCTGAAGGGCCTCATCGGCGTCAACGCCGTGGCCGCCGATCCGAGCAAGGGCGTTTCGGCGGTGGATATTCCGCTGGCCGGCACCCTGCCCGCCACCGTGTTCGTGGCATTCCAGCTGATGTTCGCGATCATCACGGTCGCGCTGATCTCGGGGGCCGTGTCCGACCGGCTGAAGTTCGGCGCCTGGCTGGTGTTCGCCGGGCTGTGGGCGACGTTCGTCTACTTCCCCGTCGCGCACTGGGTTTTCGCGTTCGACGGCTTCGCGTCCGAGCACGGCGGCTGGATCGCCAACAAGCTGCACGCGATCGACTTCGCCGGCGGCACCGCGGTCCACATCAATTCCGGTGTGGCCGGCCTGGCGCTGGCGATCGTGTTGGGCAAGCGCCGCGGCTGGCCCACGACGCTCTTCCGGCCGCACAACCTGCCGTTCGTGATGCTCGGCGCGGGATTGCTGTGGTTCGGCTGGTACGGGTTCAATGCCGGTTCGGCGACCAGCTCCAACGGAGTCGCCGCGTCGACGTTCATCACCACCACGGTCGCGACGGCCACGGCCATGCTCGCGTGGCTGCTCACCGAGCGCATCCGCGACGGCAAGGCGACGACGCTGGGAGCGGCGTCGGGCATCGTGGCCGGACTGGTCGCCATCACACCGTCCTGCTCGTCGGTCAACGTGTTGGGCGCCTTGATCGTCGGCTTCGTGGCCGGCGTGGTGTGCGCGCTGGCGGTCGGGCTGAAATTCCGGCTCGGCTTCGACGACTCGCTCGACGTGGTCGGGGTGCACCTGGTCGGCGGTCTGGCCGGCACGTTGCTGGTGGGTCTGCTCGCCGCCCCGGAGAGCCCAGCCATCAACGGCGTGGCCGGGGTATCCAAGGGATTGTTCTACGGCGGTGGCTGGGCACAGCTGGAGCGGCAAGCGGTCGGCGCGTTCGCCGTTCTCTTCTACTCCGGCATCGTCACACTGATCCTGGCCTTGATCCTGAAATACACCATCGGGCTGCGCCTCAGTCCCGAGGCGGAAGCCTCCGGCATCGACGAGGCCGAACACGCCGAGAGCGGTTATGATTTCGCAGTGGTCACCGGATCGGTTCTCCCACCCCGGGTCACTGTGGAGGACACCGTCAACGGCCTGGAGCGCGCCGACGAGAAAGTTGAGGCGGAGCAGAAATGAAGCTGATCACCGCGATCGTGAAGCCGTTCACCCTCGATGACGTCAAGACCAGCCTGGAGGAGGCCGGCGTCCTGGGGATGACGGTCAGCGAAATCCAGGGCTACGGACGGCAAAAGGGCCACACCGAGGTTTACCGGGGCGCCGAGTACTCGGTCGATTTCGTGCCGAAGGTCCGCATCGAGGTCGTCGTCGACGACTCCATCGTCGACAAGGTCGTGGACAGCATCGTCCGGGCCGCGCGCACCGGCAAGATCGGTGACGGCAAGGTCTGGGTCAGTCCCGTGGAAACCATTGTGCGAGTGCGCACCGGCGAACGCGGAACCGATGCCCTATAGAAACTAGCGACAGATTGCCGATCCAACCCCGTCGGGCCGGGAGGGCATGAAACCGAACCGGCCCGACCCGTCCGGGGACATAACGGGGACAGGAAGCGCCTGCGCGGCAAGCGATTTAGCTGCCGCGCGGCGCAAACTGTTGTCGGATGGTGTTGGATTGCATGCGGCCGAGCTGCGCCACGCGTGGCTGGACCTGCACGAGTCGTGGTTGACCGCCAAGGCGGGCCAGATCGGTATCAACGACGACAGCGGCTTCGCGATCGCCGGGATCGGCGGTCTGGGCCGCCACGAGCTGCTGCCGTACTCCGACCTGGATCTAATGTTGTTGCACGACAACAAGTCTGCGGATGTGCTGCAGCGGGTCGCCGACAAGCTGTGGTATCCGCTGTGGGACGCCAACGTTCGGCTTGACCACAGCGTGCGAACCGTCTCCGAAGCGCTCGGCGTCGCCAATACCGACCTGGTGGCCGCCCTGGGCATGTTGGACGCCCGCCACATCGCCGGCGACGCGCGGCTGTCCGAGGAGCTGATCGCCGGCGCAAGAAGGCAGTGGCGCAGCGCAATTCGTTCCCGCATGGACGAGCTGGTCGACATGACGCACGCCCGCTGGCAACGTTGCGGCCGGATCTCGCAACGAGCCGAGCCGGATCTGAAATCGGGCCGCGGCGGCCTTCGCGATGTGCAATTGCTTGACGCGCTGGGGGTCGCCCAGCTGATCGACCGCCACGGCATGGGCCGCCCGGAAACACCGGGGGGTTCGCTGGACGACGCCTACCTGACGCTGCTCGACGTGCGCACCGAGCTGCACCGGGTGTCCGGCCGCGGACGCGATCAGCTGCTGGCCCAGTTCGCCGACGAGATCAGCGCCGCCTTGCACGTCGGCGACCGATTCGACTTGGCGCGCAAGCTTTCCGACGCCGGCCGCACCATCGGTTACCACGCCGAGACGGGGCTGCGGACCGCCCAAAACGCGCTGCCGCGCCGTGGCGTGTCGGCCTTGGTGCGGCGGCCGAAGCGCCGGCCGCTGGACGAGGGCGTCGTCGAGTATGCCGGGGAAATCGTGCTCGCCCGCGACGCTTCGCCCGAGACCGACGCCGGTCTGGTGCTGCGAGTGGCCGCCGCGTCGGCCGACACCGGATTGCCGATCGGCGCCG
The nucleotide sequence above comes from Mycobacterium malmoense. Encoded proteins:
- a CDS encoding ammonium transporter — translated: MLASSALVLLMTPGLAFFYGGMVRARSVLNMLMMSISAMGVVTVLWVLYGYSIAFGDDVGNVMGKPTDYWGLKGLIGVNAVAADPSKGVSAVDIPLAGTLPATVFVAFQLMFAIITVALISGAVSDRLKFGAWLVFAGLWATFVYFPVAHWVFAFDGFASEHGGWIANKLHAIDFAGGTAVHINSGVAGLALAIVLGKRRGWPTTLFRPHNLPFVMLGAGLLWFGWYGFNAGSATSSNGVAASTFITTTVATATAMLAWLLTERIRDGKATTLGAASGIVAGLVAITPSCSSVNVLGALIVGFVAGVVCALAVGLKFRLGFDDSLDVVGVHLVGGLAGTLLVGLLAAPESPAINGVAGVSKGLFYGGGWAQLERQAVGAFAVLFYSGIVTLILALILKYTIGLRLSPEAEASGIDEAEHAESGYDFAVVTGSVLPPRVTVEDTVNGLERADEKVEAEQK
- the ftsY gene encoding signal recognition particle-docking protein FtsY, coding for MSQGLWIAIAVVAVLVVIAALVFGLVRYRRRKISLARPQRDAIDRSGGYTASSGITFTQGVDTSGLPAVGDDATVPRDAPRRTISDVELPEPEPPAPEAREIEAIAPPEGRLERLRGRLARSQNAFGRSVLGLLGGGDLDEESWQDVEDTLLVADLGPVVTESVISQLRSRLAGGNVRTEADAKAVLRDVLINELRPDMDRSIRALPHDDHPSVLLVVGVNGTGKTTTVGKLARVLVADGRRVVLGAADTFRAAAADQLQTWASRVGAEVVRGAEGADPASVAFDAVDEGIVSGADVVVIDTAGRLHTKVGLMDELDKVKRVVSRRASVDEVLLVLDATIGQNGLAQARVFADVVDITGAVLTKLDGTAKGGIVFRVQQELGVPVKLVGLGEGPDDLAPFEPAAFVDALLG
- a CDS encoding acylphosphatase — encoded protein: MPEPDVRLTAWVHGAVQGVGFRWWTRCRALELGLTGYAANRADGRVLVVAQGPREAGEKLLELLRGGGASWPARPGRVDNVVADFSPAAESFTGFVER
- the smc gene encoding chromosome segregation protein SMC; amino-acid sequence: MYLKSLTLKGFKSFASPTTLRFEPGITAVVGPNGSGKSNVVDALAWVMGEQGAKTLRGGKMEDVIFAGTSSRAPLGRAEVTVTIDNSDNALPIEYAEVSITRRMFRDGASEYEINGASCRLMDIQELLSDSGIGREMHVIVGQGKLDQILQSRPEDRRTFIEEAAGVLKHRKRKEKALRKLDAMSANLARLTDLTTELRRQLKPLGRQAEMAQRAAKIQADLRDARLRLAADDLVGRQTERDAIFEAEATLRREHDEAASRLAVASEELAAHEAALAELSVRAESVQHTWFGLSALAERVAATVRIATERAAHLDVEPVATSDTDPRKPEELEAEAERVAITEQCLLAELAAARSGLDAARAELAEREREAAETDRAHLAAVRAEADRREGLARLAGQVETMRARVESIDDSVARLSERIEQAAVRAQQTKAEFETVQARVGELDQGEMGLDEHHERTVAALRLADERVAELQAAERNAERQVASLRARIDALSVGLERKNGAAWLAQNHTGTGLFGPIAKLVKVRSGYEAALAAVLGSAADALAAESFGAARSAVAALKAADGGRAALVLGDWPAPEDAAPAAAELPVGARWALDLVEAPPRLRGAMTAMLSGVAVVDNLGEALDLVATRPRLRAVTLDGDLVGAGWVSGGSDRKLSTLELSSEIDKAGGELAAAEAQVAQLTAALSGALAEQAARQDSAEQALAALNESDTAISAMYEQLGRLGQEARAAKEEWSVLLRQREELEAGRARTVEEVTELETRLRNAQETQHVQAAEPVDRQRIAAAAESARGAEVEARLAVRTAEERADAVRGRADSLRRAAAAAREARLRAQQARAARLRAAAVAAAVADAGRLLARRLDRVVEAASAIRDALVAERRERSAAMAAVRDEVNALGARVAALTDSLHRDEVANAQAALRIEQLEQMALEQFGMAPADLIAEYGPQVPLPPTELEIAEFEQARERGEQVIAPAPMPYDRPTQERRAKRAERELAELGRVNPLALEEFAALEERYNYLSTQLEDVKAARKDLLDVIADVDARILQVFTDAFADVEREFADVFTTLFPGGEGRLLLTDPDDMLATGIEVQARPPGKKVTRLSLLSGGEKALTAVAMLVAIFRARPSPFYIMDEVEAALDDTNLRRLIGLFEQLRAKSQIIIITHQKPTMEVADALYGVTMQGDGITAVISQRMRGQQVEQLVSSST
- the glnB gene encoding nitrogen regulatory protein P-II, which encodes MKLITAIVKPFTLDDVKTSLEEAGVLGMTVSEIQGYGRQKGHTEVYRGAEYSVDFVPKVRIEVVVDDSIVDKVVDSIVRAARTGKIGDGKVWVSPVETIVRVRTGERGTDAL
- a CDS encoding OsmC family protein, which encodes MTQLWVERTGSRRYTGHSSRGAQVLVGSEDVDGVFTPGELLKIALAACSGMSTDEPLARRLGDDYRAVVRVSGAADREQERYPLLEETLEVDLSGLSEDEKQRVLVVVNRAVDLVCTVGRTLKSGTAVDFEVVSETNHAGA